A DNA window from Brassica napus cultivar Da-Ae chromosome C1, Da-Ae, whole genome shotgun sequence contains the following coding sequences:
- the LOC106374450 gene encoding short-chain dehydrogenase TIC 32 B, chloroplastic-like, which yields MIDTGRYLIGAAGVSGFGSKSTADEVTENCDLRSTTAIITGATSGIGAETSRVLAKRGARLIFPARNVKAAEEAKGRIVSEFPETEIIVMELDLSSMSSVRSFVAGFESLHLPLNLLINNAGRLAHEHAISEDGIEVTFATNYLGHFLLTNLLLKKMIQAAEETGVQGRIVNVTSGIHGWFTGDLIEYLRLISQPKCQFDATRAYALSKLANVLHTKELSSRLQKIGANVTVNCVHPGVVKTRLTRDREGLLTDLVFFLTSKLLKTVPQAAATTCYVATNPRLVNVSGKYFTDCNETTPSGLGSNSSEATKLWAASEILVTQHPKAAFDPFN from the exons ATGATCGACACTGGAAGATACCTTATCGGCGCCGCCGGTGTTAGCGGCTTCGGCTCGAAATCCACCGCCGATGAGGTAACCGAGAACTGCGACCTTCGTTCCACAACAGCGATAATCACCG GTGCGACGTCGGGGATCGGAGCGGAGACGTCGAGAGTGCTGGCGAAACGAGGAGCGAGGTTGATATTTCCGGCGAGGAACGTGAAAGCGGCGGAGGAAGCGAAAGGGAGGATCGTCTCTGAGTTTCCGGAGACGGAGATCATCGTAATGGAGCTTGATCTCAGCTCCATGTCTTCCGTACGGAGCTTCGTCGCCGGTTTCGAATCTCTCCATCTACCTCTCAACCTTCTCAT AAACAACGCAGGCAGATTAGCACATGAACATGCAATATCTGAAGATGGGATCGAGGTGACCTTTGCCACCAATTATCTTG GCCATTTTCTCTTGACCAACCTGTTACTGAAGAAGATGATCCAAGCGGCAGAAGAAACCGGAGTTCAAGGAAGGATCGTTAATGTCACGTCCGGTATTCACGGTTGGTTTACCGGCGACTTGATTGAATATCTCCGGCTGATTTCCCAACCTAAGTG TCAATTCGATGCGACACGTGCGTATGCTCTCTCGAAGCTTGCCAACGTTTTGCATACCAAGGAGCTCTCTTCTAGACTCCAG aaaattggagcgAACGTGACGGTTAACTGCGTACACCCAGGGGTTGTAAAAACCCGGTTAACAAGAGACCGGGAGGGCTTATTGACAG ATCTCGTCTTCTTCCTGACATCCAAGCTTCTTAAGACCGTTCCTCAA GCAGCAGCAACGACGTGTTATGTGGCAACGAATCCAAGGTTGGTGAACGTATCGGGAAAGTACTTTACGGACTGCAATGAAACGACACCGTCTGGACTCGGATCTAACTCCTCGGAAGCTACCAAGTTATGGGCTGCTTCTGAGATTCTGGTAACTCAACATCCGAAGGCCGCTTTCGACCCATTTAACTAA